One window of the Prosthecobacter dejongeii genome contains the following:
- a CDS encoding outer membrane protein assembly factor BamB family protein has product MVIPRIHRTASWSALAASLLTFSLQANDWSNWRGPLQNGVSLEHYTGAGKLPETAAWTYDARSRGTPVIVDGKVILWGYRGETSDLIELLTVLDAKTGKKLWEVEISDYLSDSIYNRYSIGAPTVDPETKRIYLVSNAGVFVCYEMDGKKVFEIPLMEDFGRMTFPNARVGSPVIEGDLVITHFIFSNWGADGPAADRAYAFDKKTGELVWWALPGVSPPVDSSFSTPVLETRDGKRVMYYTTGCGHIVCVNARSGKAYWKMPICKNGVNASVVLHKGNKLIAIHGDENIDSSEKGRMVAIKLPETLTASTTPEGTVLADAELWRLPLGATSSSPVVVGDMLYQLTDGGELYCINIETGKELWKKKLSNANLHSSAVYADGLLYCPMMEGKLVVVKPGETDAEIVQEIKLDGQCLGAPSICDGVVYVTTTEKLYSFPIPNSGIKLDAAPVVEIPKAGKPAALQIIPAEVVIMNGSKQAFRIRSVDANGFVVSEDVKGVKWESFIPPTAKVKASMDAKFNDAGELVVAVDAKESAGAFKATAADGSFGTIRGRALKNLPLTEDFEAYKLDQDQPAEGVKFSYPPLPWIGARFKFDVRELEGNKVFAKTFDRLLFQRGTVFVAPSHLSNYTMQADVRTEGSARLKSDIGFINQRYLICLRGNANKLEISSNPERLKVEGNFKVSANTWYTLKTRVDVNADGSGVVRGKVWEKGQPEPEAWTVEAKVAKAHTQGSPGIFGFSQMNQKRVFLDNLSITPNK; this is encoded by the coding sequence ATGGTTATCCCCCGCATTCATCGCACTGCCTCGTGGTCCGCACTTGCTGCGTCCCTGCTGACTTTTTCGCTCCAGGCCAATGATTGGTCCAACTGGCGCGGCCCCCTCCAAAACGGCGTGAGTTTGGAACATTACACGGGTGCAGGCAAATTGCCCGAAACAGCCGCCTGGACTTACGATGCGCGCAGTCGCGGCACGCCTGTCATTGTGGACGGGAAGGTGATTCTTTGGGGCTATCGTGGTGAAACGAGTGATTTGATTGAGCTCTTGACCGTGCTAGACGCCAAGACTGGAAAGAAGCTCTGGGAAGTGGAAATCTCCGACTACCTGAGTGATTCCATTTACAATCGTTACTCCATCGGTGCTCCGACAGTGGACCCAGAGACGAAGCGCATCTACCTGGTCAGCAATGCTGGCGTGTTTGTATGCTATGAGATGGATGGGAAAAAGGTCTTTGAAATCCCTCTGATGGAGGATTTCGGCCGCATGACCTTCCCGAATGCTCGTGTGGGAAGTCCTGTCATCGAAGGAGATCTGGTCATCACTCACTTCATTTTCTCCAATTGGGGTGCCGATGGTCCTGCGGCTGATCGCGCTTATGCTTTTGATAAAAAAACGGGGGAACTGGTGTGGTGGGCGCTTCCGGGCGTGAGTCCGCCTGTGGATAGCTCCTTCTCCACCCCTGTACTGGAGACCCGCGATGGCAAACGTGTGATGTATTACACCACTGGTTGCGGGCATATCGTCTGCGTGAATGCCCGCAGTGGCAAAGCCTACTGGAAGATGCCCATTTGCAAAAACGGGGTCAATGCTTCGGTGGTGCTTCACAAGGGAAATAAACTCATCGCCATCCACGGTGACGAGAACATTGATAGCTCTGAAAAAGGCCGCATGGTAGCCATCAAGCTGCCTGAAACACTCACTGCGTCGACCACCCCGGAAGGCACTGTCCTAGCCGATGCGGAGCTGTGGCGTCTGCCACTGGGGGCAACGAGCAGCTCCCCCGTCGTGGTGGGTGACATGCTTTATCAGCTCACTGATGGTGGCGAGCTTTACTGCATCAATATCGAAACCGGTAAGGAGCTGTGGAAGAAAAAGCTCAGCAATGCCAACCTGCACTCCTCGGCTGTCTATGCTGACGGCCTTCTTTATTGTCCGATGATGGAAGGCAAGCTGGTGGTGGTGAAGCCGGGCGAGACGGATGCGGAAATTGTCCAAGAGATCAAACTCGATGGCCAGTGCCTGGGAGCCCCCTCCATTTGTGATGGTGTGGTTTACGTCACCACGACGGAAAAGCTCTACAGCTTCCCGATTCCTAACAGCGGCATCAAGTTGGATGCAGCCCCGGTGGTAGAAATCCCGAAAGCGGGTAAACCTGCCGCCTTGCAGATCATCCCGGCTGAAGTTGTCATCATGAACGGCAGCAAGCAGGCCTTCCGCATCCGCAGCGTGGATGCGAATGGCTTTGTCGTCAGCGAAGACGTCAAAGGCGTGAAGTGGGAATCCTTTATCCCGCCGACAGCCAAGGTAAAAGCCTCCATGGATGCCAAGTTCAACGATGCTGGCGAGCTGGTGGTGGCCGTGGATGCCAAGGAAAGTGCCGGGGCCTTCAAGGCCACAGCCGCAGATGGCAGCTTCGGAACCATCCGTGGTCGTGCGCTGAAAAACCTGCCTCTGACGGAAGATTTTGAGGCCTATAAGCTGGACCAAGATCAGCCTGCCGAAGGCGTGAAGTTTTCCTACCCGCCGCTGCCCTGGATCGGTGCGCGCTTCAAGTTCGACGTTCGCGAGCTCGAAGGAAACAAGGTGTTTGCTAAGACCTTTGACCGTCTGCTTTTCCAGCGCGGCACAGTCTTCGTCGCGCCTTCCCACCTGTCCAATTACACCATGCAGGCAGATGTGCGTACGGAAGGTAGCGCCCGTCTAAAGTCTGACATTGGTTTTATCAACCAGCGCTATCTCATCTGTCTGCGTGGCAATGCCAACAAGCTGGAAATCAGCTCCAACCCTGAGCGTTTGAAGGTGGAAGGAAACTTTAAAGTCTCTGCCAATACCTGGTACACCCTGAAGACCCGGGTGGATGTGAATGCTGACGGCAGTGGTGTGGTGCGAGGCAAGGTGTGGGAAAAAGGCCAGCCCGAGCCTGAAGCCTGGACTGTGGAGGCCAAAGTGGCCAAAGCTCACACCCAGGGCAGCCCCGGAATTTTTGGTTTTAGTCAGATGAACCAAAAGCGTGTGTTTTTGGACAATCTGAGCATCACTCCGAACAAGTAA
- a CDS encoding metallophosphoesterase family protein — protein MPSLSRRHFLGTALAAPVIGASASSLASPRPSSFEFVFLTDPHIQPELGAVEGVKQCFAKVNEMKPAFVVTGGDLIMDALAVGEARLHRQWELWDEVMKTLQPTAYHTIGNHDVCGWSPKSVLKNDHADYGKKLFADRYGTGRTYRSFDHGGWHFILLDSIALGEDGGYKGWIDDAQLAWLQGDLEKVGRQTPITLVTHIPFYSVWHQVIQGPQITLGLGALVGNVREFRKLLAAYNLRLVLSGHGHISERIQFDQVTYLQGGAVSGMWWKGPVHGNPEGFVHITCHQDGSFEDRYIGYDWAPRR, from the coding sequence ATGCCCAGCCTTTCTCGACGCCACTTTCTAGGAACTGCATTGGCCGCGCCTGTGATTGGTGCTTCGGCTTCCTCTTTGGCTTCACCCCGGCCATCCTCCTTTGAGTTTGTTTTTCTCACAGATCCTCACATCCAGCCCGAGCTGGGTGCTGTGGAGGGGGTAAAGCAGTGCTTCGCGAAGGTGAATGAAATGAAACCTGCCTTTGTCGTGACGGGAGGGGATCTGATCATGGATGCTCTGGCTGTGGGAGAAGCGCGGCTTCACCGGCAGTGGGAGCTGTGGGATGAGGTCATGAAGACTTTGCAGCCGACAGCCTATCACACCATTGGCAATCACGATGTGTGTGGGTGGTCCCCCAAGTCGGTTCTGAAAAACGACCATGCCGACTACGGCAAGAAGCTCTTTGCAGACCGTTATGGCACGGGCAGGACTTATCGCAGCTTTGACCACGGTGGGTGGCATTTCATCCTGCTCGACAGCATCGCTCTGGGGGAGGATGGCGGGTACAAGGGCTGGATTGATGATGCGCAGCTTGCTTGGCTACAAGGCGATCTGGAAAAGGTGGGACGGCAAACACCTATCACCCTTGTTACGCACATTCCTTTTTACAGTGTCTGGCATCAGGTGATTCAAGGACCGCAGATTACGTTAGGCCTTGGAGCTTTGGTCGGGAACGTGCGTGAGTTTCGGAAATTACTGGCAGCTTACAATCTGCGGCTGGTGCTCAGCGGTCATGGGCACATCTCCGAACGCATTCAATTCGACCAAGTGACATACTTGCAAGGTGGGGCCGTTAGCGGCATGTGGTGGAAAGGACCCGTCCATGGCAATCCTGAAGGCTTCGTCCACATCACCTGTCATCAAGATGGAAGTTTTGAGGATCGTTACATCGGGTACGACTGGGCGCCGCGTCGCTGA
- a CDS encoding DUF3482 domain-containing protein, which produces MPPPPGITPPASDIVTLSLISHTNAGKTTLARTLLRRDVGEVRDAAHVTLFNESYTLLEEDARLLRLWDTPGFGDSARLLKRLQRERNPVLWFLSQTWDRLTDKPLWCSQQALKNVRDEADVVLYLVNATEPPEVAAYIAPEMEILGWTGKPVMVLLNQTGPLESQETDEAEMTAWREHLKGYVFVRDVLRMDAFARCWVQEDRLMESLAPLLAERKADAFKHLKRAWHERNVDVFRQSCRVLSELLTAAVLDGVAVRNETLLERVGIGRTDLNKEYQEAREKLATQLADRITATTNALIRLHGLEGESARALGALAKDQFHSPQPVPEAIWSVVGSVAGGAMGGLIADLKMGGMTFGGGALLGGLAAGLGAYALIKSYNLVRGGDQRLHWSREHFREQVRLAMLTYLAVAHFGRGRGEWQECVEPAHWNQVVEQVLDEHGDGVDRLWKEGVEKGGMPDALSKSALPLVTDCLSCTLARLYPEVTFDA; this is translated from the coding sequence ATGCCACCCCCTCCAGGCATCACTCCGCCCGCCTCGGATATCGTCACCCTCAGTCTCATCTCGCACACGAATGCGGGGAAGACCACACTTGCCCGTACCCTGCTGCGTCGGGATGTGGGAGAGGTGCGAGATGCCGCCCACGTCACCCTCTTTAATGAGTCCTACACTTTGTTAGAAGAAGACGCACGTCTGCTACGGCTGTGGGACACTCCAGGCTTTGGCGATAGTGCGCGCTTATTAAAGCGGCTGCAACGCGAGCGTAATCCGGTGTTATGGTTCCTATCTCAAACATGGGATCGCCTCACCGATAAGCCTCTGTGGTGCAGCCAGCAGGCGCTGAAAAACGTGCGTGATGAAGCCGATGTGGTGCTTTACCTCGTCAATGCTACCGAGCCTCCCGAAGTCGCTGCATATATTGCCCCAGAGATGGAGATTTTAGGTTGGACGGGTAAACCGGTGATGGTTTTGCTGAATCAAACAGGTCCCCTGGAATCGCAAGAAACCGATGAAGCGGAGATGACCGCCTGGCGTGAACATCTGAAAGGTTATGTCTTTGTCCGGGATGTTCTGCGCATGGATGCGTTCGCCCGCTGCTGGGTGCAGGAAGATCGGCTGATGGAGTCGCTCGCTCCCTTGTTAGCTGAACGTAAGGCCGATGCCTTCAAGCACCTGAAGCGTGCCTGGCATGAGCGGAATGTGGACGTCTTTCGCCAGTCCTGCCGGGTGCTGTCCGAGCTGCTCACTGCGGCGGTATTAGATGGTGTGGCTGTGCGCAATGAAACATTGCTGGAGCGAGTGGGCATAGGCCGAACCGACCTCAATAAGGAGTATCAAGAGGCTAGAGAAAAACTAGCCACACAGTTGGCAGACCGCATCACAGCCACGACGAATGCACTCATCCGCCTGCATGGTCTAGAAGGGGAGTCCGCTCGCGCCCTGGGGGCCTTAGCCAAGGATCAGTTTCATTCACCTCAGCCTGTGCCCGAAGCCATCTGGAGCGTGGTGGGCAGTGTGGCAGGTGGGGCCATGGGCGGGCTCATAGCAGACTTGAAGATGGGTGGCATGACGTTCGGCGGTGGGGCCCTTCTTGGCGGCTTAGCCGCGGGTCTCGGTGCGTATGCCTTGATCAAGAGCTACAATCTCGTGCGAGGTGGTGATCAACGACTGCATTGGTCACGAGAGCACTTCCGTGAACAGGTGCGTTTAGCCATGCTGACTTACCTCGCCGTGGCTCACTTTGGTCGTGGTCGTGGTGAATGGCAGGAGTGTGTGGAGCCTGCTCATTGGAATCAAGTGGTGGAGCAAGTGCTGGATGAACATGGCGATGGTGTGGATCGTCTTTGGAAAGAGGGCGTGGAGAAGGGTGGGATGCCTGATGCTCTTTCCAAGTCGGCTTTGCCACTCGTTACCGATTGTCTCTCATGCACACTCGCGCGCTTGTATCCTGAGGTCACGTTTGATGCGTGA
- a CDS encoding outer membrane protein assembly factor BamB family protein, translating to MKLKPTLLLALLSASALQAADWSEWGGGKSRNMVSEEKGLPLEFEPGKKFGPKAAPKIAGRLRPNAEEANKGPGAEDVDMSTTKNCLWVAKLGSQTYGTPIIANGKVYVGTNNETPRDPKNIGDRGIVMCFEEKTGKFLWQLVSPKMGSGKVNDWEYLGICASPTIVGNRAYVPGNRCQIICLDVEGMANGNDGMKEEAQFMAVPDKDGKLTPVEPGPQDADIIWVYDMYKELGVFQHNATAGYPLVIGDKLFAPTCNGVDWTHTNIPSPQSPSFIMLNANDGTLMGEMDHVASERVLHCSWSSPTYTEVNGKPQIVFAAGDGWVYSMAPETEKKDDFDILKEYWRYDANPPEYRKNDAGEPIKYVEYDGPSEIIGTPVVYDGLVYVAIGQDPEHGEGVGMLSCIDPKGTGDLSGKALWTFKGIERSISTCAVKDGLVYIADYTGRLFCLDAKTGKEYWKFDTKGHIWASPLVADGKVYIGNEEGELFILAEGKELKELKTIEFPSPLLGGLVAANGCLYVATHTHLYCFKEGGKPVETGGAE from the coding sequence ATGAAGCTAAAACCCACCCTCCTCCTGGCGCTGTTGAGCGCTTCTGCCCTTCAGGCTGCCGACTGGTCCGAATGGGGCGGCGGCAAGAGCCGCAACATGGTGTCCGAAGAAAAAGGACTGCCCCTGGAATTCGAACCTGGGAAAAAGTTCGGTCCTAAGGCCGCGCCGAAGATTGCGGGCCGCCTGCGTCCGAATGCAGAAGAGGCCAACAAAGGGCCAGGTGCGGAAGATGTGGACATGAGCACCACCAAGAACTGCCTCTGGGTGGCCAAGCTGGGCTCCCAGACCTATGGCACGCCCATCATTGCCAATGGCAAAGTCTATGTGGGAACGAACAACGAGACTCCACGTGACCCGAAAAACATTGGTGATCGCGGCATCGTGATGTGCTTTGAAGAAAAGACGGGCAAGTTCCTTTGGCAGCTTGTTTCTCCTAAAATGGGCAGCGGCAAGGTGAATGACTGGGAGTATCTGGGCATTTGCGCTAGCCCCACCATCGTCGGCAATCGAGCTTACGTTCCTGGCAACCGCTGCCAGATCATTTGCCTGGATGTCGAAGGCATGGCCAATGGCAACGATGGCATGAAGGAAGAGGCCCAGTTCATGGCTGTGCCAGACAAAGATGGCAAGCTGACACCGGTGGAGCCTGGTCCACAAGATGCTGACATCATTTGGGTCTATGACATGTACAAGGAACTGGGAGTCTTCCAGCACAATGCCACGGCTGGTTATCCTCTGGTTATCGGGGATAAGCTCTTCGCCCCAACCTGCAACGGCGTGGACTGGACGCACACCAACATTCCTTCCCCTCAGTCCCCCAGCTTCATCATGCTGAATGCCAACGATGGCACTCTCATGGGGGAGATGGATCATGTGGCCAGTGAGCGCGTGCTGCATTGCTCCTGGTCCAGCCCGACCTACACGGAGGTCAATGGCAAGCCACAGATCGTCTTTGCTGCGGGGGACGGCTGGGTTTACTCAATGGCTCCAGAGACCGAGAAGAAGGATGATTTTGACATCCTCAAGGAATACTGGCGCTATGATGCAAACCCGCCTGAGTATCGCAAAAACGATGCAGGTGAGCCGATCAAGTACGTGGAATACGACGGCCCGAGCGAGATCATTGGAACTCCTGTGGTGTATGACGGGCTCGTTTACGTCGCCATTGGTCAGGACCCTGAGCACGGTGAAGGCGTGGGCATGCTGAGCTGCATTGACCCTAAAGGCACGGGTGATCTTTCCGGTAAAGCTCTTTGGACCTTCAAAGGGATCGAGCGCTCCATCTCCACCTGCGCCGTCAAAGATGGTCTGGTGTACATCGCCGATTACACAGGTCGCCTGTTCTGCCTGGATGCTAAGACGGGCAAGGAGTACTGGAAGTTCGATACCAAGGGCCATATCTGGGCGAGCCCGCTCGTCGCAGATGGTAAGGTTTACATTGGCAACGAAGAAGGCGAATTGTTCATCCTGGCCGAAGGCAAGGAGCTCAAGGAGCTGAAGACCATCGAATTTCCATCCCCGCTGCTAGGCGGTCTGGTAGCTGCCAATGGCTGCCTCTACGTCGCCACTCACACTCACCTGTATTGCTTCAAAGAAGGCGGCAAGCCTGTGGAAACAGGCGGTGCTGAATAA